In Tenacibaculum pacificus, a single window of DNA contains:
- a CDS encoding aldehyde dehydrogenase (NADP(+)) translates to MITGKNYIGNQLKATGTTTHQTVNPKLNIQNPTPFFQATLEEVNEAVALADSAFKEYRKVSGEKRAEFLNAIADEILALDTELTDMYMSESGLPEGRAQGERGRTIGQLRAFADLILKDEWRSVTIDEAIPTRQPLPKSDIRKTSIPLGPVVVFAASNFPLAFSTAGGDTASALASGCPVIVKSHAMHSGTGELVASAIIKAAEKTGMPNGVFSNITGSGRVVGSALVKHPKVKAVGFTGSIAGGRALYNLAGERTEPIPVFAEMGSINPVVVMPNVIENKSEATASTYAGSITMGTGQFCTKPGLLLTLAGDKTDAFVKDLAEKTVAIAPQCMLHPNIKDGFVSNGEIVTSQPGVEVVAQVAGSVEPNFAASTICAVSGADFLANPKMHTEVFGPFSLVVKAKDQAELVQVIDSLDGQLTGTVLAEQEDFAELPAVADALQAKVGRIIFNGVPTGVEVCESMTHGGPYPASSDSRFTAVGLGAIKRWIRPFSFQDWPTELLPSELRN, encoded by the coding sequence ATGATTACAGGGAAGAATTATATCGGAAATCAATTAAAAGCTACAGGAACTACCACTCATCAAACAGTAAATCCTAAGTTAAATATACAAAATCCAACACCTTTTTTTCAAGCAACTTTAGAAGAGGTTAACGAAGCTGTAGCATTAGCTGATAGCGCATTTAAAGAGTATCGTAAAGTTTCAGGAGAAAAAAGAGCAGAATTCTTAAATGCAATAGCAGATGAAATTTTAGCTTTAGATACTGAACTTACAGATATGTATATGTCTGAATCAGGTTTACCAGAAGGAAGAGCTCAAGGAGAAAGAGGTAGAACTATTGGTCAATTAAGAGCTTTTGCTGACTTAATTTTAAAAGACGAATGGAGAAGTGTTACTATTGATGAAGCAATTCCAACAAGACAACCATTACCAAAATCAGATATCAGAAAAACTTCAATTCCTTTAGGACCTGTTGTTGTATTTGCAGCAAGTAACTTTCCATTAGCATTTTCAACTGCAGGTGGAGATACTGCTAGTGCATTAGCATCAGGATGTCCAGTAATTGTAAAGTCACACGCAATGCACTCTGGAACTGGTGAATTAGTTGCTTCAGCAATTATTAAAGCAGCAGAAAAAACAGGAATGCCAAATGGTGTGTTTTCAAACATTACAGGAAGTGGAAGAGTTGTTGGTAGCGCATTAGTAAAACATCCGAAGGTAAAAGCTGTAGGTTTTACAGGAAGTATTGCTGGTGGTAGAGCACTTTATAACTTAGCTGGTGAAAGAACTGAACCAATTCCAGTATTTGCTGAAATGGGAAGTATCAATCCAGTAGTAGTAATGCCAAATGTAATTGAAAATAAGTCTGAAGCAACAGCTTCTACTTATGCAGGTTCAATTACTATGGGAACAGGTCAATTCTGTACTAAACCAGGATTATTATTAACTCTTGCTGGTGATAAAACTGATGCTTTTGTTAAAGATTTAGCAGAAAAAACAGTAGCAATTGCACCACAATGTATGTTACACCCAAATATTAAAGACGGTTTTGTATCAAACGGTGAAATAGTTACTTCTCAACCAGGTGTTGAAGTTGTTGCTCAAGTAGCAGGAAGTGTTGAACCTAACTTTGCAGCATCAACAATATGTGCTGTATCAGGAGCTGACTTTTTAGCAAATCCTAAAATGCATACAGAAGTTTTTGGTCCTTTTTCTTTAGTTGTAAAAGCAAAAGACCAAGCTGAATTAGTACAAGTTATTGATAGTTTAGACGGTCAATTAACAGGTACTGTATTAGCTGAACAAGAAGATTTTGCTGAATTACCAGCTGTAGCAGATGCTTTACAAGCTAAAGTAGGAAGAATTATTTTTAACGGAGTACCAACAGGTGTAGAAGTTTGTGAGTCTATGACACATGGTGGACCTTACCCAGCATCTTCAGATTCTAGATTTACAGCAGTAGGTTTAGGAGCTATTAAAAGATGGATAAGACCATTTAGTTTTCAAGATTGGCCAACAGAATTATTACCTAGTGAATTAAGAAATTAA